In one window of Pseudobythopirellula maris DNA:
- a CDS encoding DUF4132 domain-containing protein, whose product MAILFGGSKLKNPDRLSKEALAAIRAEAASLPGCDKKTAAQVVRYVVDDEDAGVLQVVSQPKQRGNLPLILFSPSHSHHDKKARARRIALITHCSDAPPGVWMRMGHVFKAVNGSSTPSGDNPPEWLPNLISQMCGFLRFLSDHERNSVPELPIALFERILKAAELPPDLLVHGLIVEDDARNWKWYSAQYDMQRLGGWSDHLAKHQPTVRGILSEGKAGQRVHAIANLKKVDYEFEPIFDVLVAIATGPAKSARAAAAEILQGYDVSAHTLVEQVLREGSAAERNEAAQLAWRLDGEGARRLLESHAEGESSDRVKQTIARLLSAPVVTEAPADGPVVELPPLEVETGVVELPEEARAGLSAYLRSEYERAYKDYEQALERWNAATKRPRWYTKPSAPAEMSDKAIAKIVAFVEGRQEKPPKRLELRWHDRQPLGDWLAPPAVKLIHVVRLANAFGNLNTNHQGDLSWHDQHDLEAYRERSGRSFGLRELDAAVATLKNSRPGFLAAAYLGNNNRYIRFCDWEPEAIWPAFADCLNELRPYLASSPPRTGDYQDYDYWWSEKRRNAFRVLASFPNVPPEFVPQLWDLALGESKTVRPLAQTALASLSDKAEKIVVALADGKQAVRASAADWLGQLGDPTAIEPLKKAYAKEKQDLVKGAMLTALEALGADISEYFDRKKLLAEAIKGLAKPRPKGLAWFKIEALPAVHWADNGKSVPPEILEWWAVQSVRLKTATPGPLLRRYLALCRRDEAAELAKRVLQVWIAQDTRSLSMEEASSRARQESQQLWAQYGNRDGWFKDHYQKEENLYQERLRHYTTECLGSASGEKGLLAITAAAGDADCAKICEQYLRKWYGHRVSQCKSLLETLAWIDDPLAIQVLLSIANRFRTKSLRKEAETHVAAIAEREGWTLDQLADRTLPDGGFERELDESGEPLGHEAVMELDYGPRKFHVRLGEALQPVIVRDDGKEVKSLPAPAKNDDEEMAKAAKKQFSKAKKTVKEVVKRQTERLYEALCTQRAWRGDEWRRYLADHPIAGPLCGRVVWAAFEPSSDSDEHPAPLGCFRPLEDGTLTDEQDAEFQLSDGAVVRLAHACNTDAATAETWDRHLKDYDVTPLFRQFGRSVYQLPEELIKQTELTDFEGHCLTTFQLRGKATKAGFARGQAEDGGCFMEYRKRFPSLELEAVLGFTGSMLPEEDVAAALTALYFVKTKNDGREQHSWRQDKVLLGKVPPVLLSECRYDVEQIASAGTGYDPEWRTKSYFG is encoded by the coding sequence ATGGCGATATTGTTTGGCGGCTCAAAGCTGAAGAACCCTGACCGGCTGAGCAAGGAGGCCTTGGCGGCGATCCGGGCCGAGGCGGCGAGCCTGCCCGGGTGCGACAAGAAGACCGCCGCGCAGGTCGTCCGCTACGTCGTCGACGACGAGGACGCCGGCGTCTTGCAGGTGGTGTCTCAACCCAAGCAGCGGGGCAACCTCCCGCTGATCTTATTTAGCCCTTCCCACTCGCATCACGACAAGAAGGCTCGCGCGCGTCGCATCGCGTTGATCACCCATTGCTCCGATGCCCCCCCGGGGGTGTGGATGCGGATGGGCCATGTCTTCAAAGCCGTTAACGGCTCCTCGACGCCCTCGGGGGACAACCCACCCGAATGGCTGCCTAACTTGATCTCGCAGATGTGCGGCTTCCTGCGTTTTCTTTCCGACCACGAGAGGAATTCGGTTCCGGAGCTCCCTATCGCCCTGTTTGAGAGGATTCTCAAAGCGGCGGAGCTCCCTCCCGATCTGCTAGTCCATGGCCTGATAGTTGAAGACGACGCACGAAATTGGAAGTGGTATTCGGCCCAATACGACATGCAGCGATTGGGCGGCTGGAGCGATCATCTCGCAAAGCACCAGCCTACCGTCCGCGGGATCCTCAGCGAAGGGAAAGCCGGCCAGCGGGTCCACGCGATCGCGAACCTCAAGAAGGTGGACTATGAATTCGAGCCGATCTTTGACGTGCTGGTGGCGATCGCCACCGGTCCGGCCAAGTCGGCCCGAGCAGCCGCCGCCGAAATCCTGCAGGGTTACGATGTGTCGGCACACACTCTGGTCGAGCAAGTGCTCCGGGAGGGCTCCGCCGCCGAACGCAACGAGGCCGCCCAGCTCGCCTGGCGACTCGACGGTGAGGGGGCACGGCGGCTCCTCGAATCTCACGCCGAAGGGGAATCTTCCGACCGTGTAAAGCAAACGATCGCTCGGCTGCTCTCCGCGCCGGTAGTCACGGAGGCGCCGGCTGACGGCCCTGTCGTCGAGCTGCCGCCTCTCGAGGTCGAGACCGGCGTCGTCGAATTGCCCGAGGAGGCCCGCGCGGGCCTGTCCGCGTACCTGCGGAGCGAGTACGAGCGGGCCTACAAGGATTACGAGCAGGCGCTGGAGCGTTGGAACGCGGCGACCAAACGCCCACGGTGGTACACCAAGCCCTCGGCGCCGGCGGAGATGTCCGACAAAGCGATCGCCAAGATCGTCGCCTTTGTCGAAGGCCGTCAGGAGAAGCCCCCGAAACGGCTCGAGTTGCGATGGCACGACCGGCAGCCGCTGGGCGACTGGCTCGCGCCGCCGGCTGTGAAGCTGATCCACGTGGTCCGGCTCGCCAACGCCTTCGGAAACCTCAACACAAATCACCAAGGCGACCTCAGCTGGCACGACCAGCACGACCTAGAAGCCTACCGAGAACGCAGTGGGAGGTCGTTCGGCCTCCGCGAACTCGACGCAGCGGTCGCCACGCTAAAAAACTCGCGGCCGGGATTCTTGGCGGCCGCATACTTGGGGAACAACAACAGGTACATCAGGTTCTGCGACTGGGAGCCGGAGGCTATCTGGCCGGCGTTCGCTGATTGCTTGAACGAATTGCGGCCGTATTTGGCGTCCTCACCGCCCCGAACAGGTGATTACCAAGATTACGACTACTGGTGGAGCGAGAAGCGCCGCAACGCGTTCCGCGTGCTGGCCTCGTTCCCCAACGTGCCGCCCGAGTTCGTTCCCCAGCTGTGGGACTTGGCCCTGGGCGAGAGCAAGACGGTCCGACCGCTGGCGCAGACAGCGCTGGCCTCGTTGTCAGACAAGGCGGAGAAGATCGTCGTCGCGCTTGCCGACGGAAAGCAGGCGGTGCGGGCGTCGGCGGCCGACTGGCTTGGGCAGCTGGGCGACCCGACGGCCATCGAACCCCTCAAAAAGGCTTACGCCAAGGAGAAGCAGGACCTCGTCAAGGGCGCGATGCTCACGGCGCTCGAGGCGCTGGGCGCTGACATTTCGGAGTACTTCGACCGCAAGAAGCTGCTGGCTGAGGCGATAAAGGGCCTCGCCAAGCCGCGGCCCAAGGGGCTGGCGTGGTTCAAGATTGAGGCGCTCCCGGCCGTGCACTGGGCGGACAACGGCAAGAGCGTGCCGCCCGAGATCCTCGAATGGTGGGCCGTGCAGAGCGTGCGGCTCAAGACCGCAACGCCGGGGCCGTTGCTGCGGCGGTACCTCGCCCTTTGCCGACGCGACGAGGCGGCGGAGTTGGCCAAGCGGGTGCTGCAGGTGTGGATCGCCCAAGACACTCGGTCTCTATCGATGGAGGAGGCGTCGTCCCGCGCCAGGCAGGAAAGCCAACAACTCTGGGCGCAGTACGGAAATAGGGATGGCTGGTTCAAGGACCACTACCAAAAAGAAGAGAACCTTTACCAAGAAAGACTGCGCCATTACACCACCGAGTGCCTCGGCTCGGCGAGCGGCGAGAAGGGGCTGCTGGCGATCACCGCCGCGGCCGGCGACGCCGATTGCGCCAAAATCTGCGAGCAGTATCTCCGCAAGTGGTACGGCCACCGGGTGTCGCAGTGCAAGAGCTTGCTCGAGACACTCGCCTGGATCGACGACCCGCTGGCGATCCAGGTGCTGCTGTCGATCGCCAACCGGTTCCGCACCAAGTCGCTCCGCAAGGAGGCGGAGACGCACGTCGCCGCGATCGCCGAACGCGAGGGCTGGACGCTCGATCAATTGGCTGACCGCACGCTGCCCGACGGCGGCTTCGAGCGCGAGCTCGACGAGAGCGGCGAGCCGCTCGGTCACGAGGCGGTGATGGAGCTCGACTACGGGCCGAGGAAGTTTCACGTGCGGCTCGGCGAGGCGCTGCAGCCGGTGATCGTCCGCGACGACGGCAAGGAGGTCAAAAGCCTCCCCGCCCCCGCGAAGAACGACGACGAGGAGATGGCCAAGGCGGCGAAGAAGCAGTTCTCCAAGGCGAAGAAGACCGTCAAAGAGGTCGTCAAACGCCAAACCGAGCGGCTCTACGAGGCCCTCTGCACGCAGCGTGCGTGGCGTGGCGACGAGTGGCGCCGCTACCTGGCCGACCATCCAATCGCCGGCCCGCTCTGCGGACGTGTGGTGTGGGCGGCCTTCGAGCCGTCCTCCGATTCTGATGAACATCCGGCGCCGTTGGGATGCTTCCGGCCGCTTGAGGACGGCACGCTGACCGACGAGCAGGACGCGGAGTTCCAATTGTCTGACGGCGCCGTGGTGCGTCTCGCCCACGCCTGCAACACCGACGCCGCGACTGCCGAGACCTGGGACAGGCACCTGAAGGACTACGACGTTACGCCGCTGTTCAGACAATTCGGCCGATCGGTTTACCAATTGCCGGAGGAGCTGATCAAGCAGACCGAACTAACCGATTTCGAGGGCCACTGCCTGACGACCTTCCAGCTCCGCGGCAAGGCGACCAAAGCGGGTTTCGCCCGCGGCCAGGCCGAAGACGGTGGCTGCTTCATGGAGTACCGTAAGCGTTTCCCCTCGCTCGAGCTCGAGGCGGTGCTCGGTTTTACCGGCAGCATGCTGCCGGAAGAGGATGTCGCTGCCGCGCTCACGGCGCTTTATTTCGTCAAGACGAAGAACGACGGCCGTGAGCAGCACTCTTGGCGGCAGGACAAGGTGCTGTTGGGCAAGGTCCCTCCGGTGCTGCTGAGCGAGTGCCGTTATGATGTCGAGCAGATCGCCTCCGCCGGCACGGGGTACGATCCGGAGTGGCGGACGAAGAGTTACTTCGGATAA
- a CDS encoding ATP-binding protein: MAKQQPPTETPSDGLLREPPELRYKTELEHLVETDDAPRPEGWRLSPRAVRTFVLGSEAAAPGKRGRSKRGAKAAESAVRRKFHGDDAMVDRAIVTLMSNRALILVGEPGTAKSMLSELLAAAVSGTSGLTIQGTAGTTEDQIKYSWNYALLLAEGPTPRALVPAPLYRGLAEGRLVRFEEITRCPPEIQDTLVSVLSDKLLHVPELAGGDGVVYARPGFNIVATANTRDRGVHEMSAALKRRFNFETVHPIADKGFELELVLEEARELLGGAGVEPTFEPDVIDVLVTTFHDLRNGRTEQGVVVERPSAVMSTAEAVSVAFAAGLDAWHFGDRRVEGQHLARQLVGAVLKDSDEDAKKVRQYFDVVVKQRSKKNPHWKSFFDARGVLGK, encoded by the coding sequence GTGGCGAAGCAACAACCCCCGACCGAAACACCGAGCGACGGCTTGCTCCGCGAGCCCCCCGAGTTGCGTTACAAGACCGAACTCGAGCACTTGGTTGAGACGGACGACGCCCCGCGTCCCGAGGGTTGGCGGCTGAGCCCACGAGCGGTCCGCACGTTCGTTCTCGGTTCGGAGGCGGCTGCCCCCGGCAAGCGGGGCCGTTCGAAGCGCGGCGCCAAGGCGGCCGAGTCCGCCGTGCGCCGCAAGTTCCACGGCGACGACGCGATGGTCGACCGCGCGATCGTCACGTTGATGAGCAACCGGGCGTTGATCCTGGTGGGCGAGCCGGGCACGGCAAAGTCGATGCTCTCGGAGCTGCTGGCGGCGGCGGTCTCTGGCACGAGCGGCCTGACGATCCAGGGGACGGCCGGCACGACCGAGGACCAGATCAAATACTCCTGGAACTACGCCCTGCTCTTGGCCGAGGGGCCCACGCCCCGTGCGCTGGTCCCGGCGCCGCTCTACCGCGGGCTGGCCGAAGGCCGATTGGTGCGTTTCGAGGAGATCACCCGCTGCCCGCCCGAGATCCAGGACACGCTGGTGAGCGTGCTGAGCGACAAGCTGCTGCACGTCCCCGAGCTCGCCGGGGGCGACGGAGTCGTCTACGCCCGCCCGGGGTTCAACATCGTCGCCACGGCCAACACCCGCGACCGCGGCGTGCACGAGATGTCGGCCGCCCTGAAGCGGCGGTTCAACTTCGAGACGGTCCATCCGATCGCAGACAAGGGTTTCGAGCTCGAGCTGGTCCTCGAAGAGGCCCGCGAGCTGCTCGGCGGCGCCGGCGTCGAGCCGACGTTCGAGCCGGACGTGATCGACGTGCTGGTGACCACGTTCCACGACCTGCGCAACGGCCGCACGGAGCAGGGCGTCGTGGTCGAGCGTCCCTCGGCCGTGATGAGCACAGCCGAGGCGGTGTCGGTCGCCTTCGCCGCCGGGCTCGACGCCTGGCACTTCGGCGATCGGCGGGTCGAGGGCCAGCACCTCGCCCGTCAGCTCGTGGGCGCCGTTCTCAAGGACTCGGACGAGGACGCCAAGAAAGTGCGGCAATATTTCGACGTGGTGGTCAAGCAGCGGTCGAAGAAGAACCCCCACTGGAAGTCGTTCTTCGACGCCCGCGGGGTGCTGGGCAAGTGA
- a CDS encoding DUF5682 family protein has protein sequence MPRLRGEGVVYFPIRHHSPACAEHVRKWIAENRPSAVLVEGPRSFDRFLNELLDARSDFPLAVYTHFVDTRRQTLPAPKDGGPEGEASESEPPRFAAFYPLCDYSPELAALRAGREAGARLRFIDLDFGAKTLAEFAARCVEEEEETPVVRVESLAADPHLAHSRYVRELARRFGMRDFDELWDHLFESGAASLSTDAFVDRLASYCAIARLEYADDDLRRDGTTAREAAMAAAVREELARSEEGDGPVLVITGGFHTAALPELVASDAPPAPPALTPSGEEAAWLVAYSFPQLDSLAGYSSGMPSPGFYERMWRAGQASDPTAARTREAAEIVLEVARLTRERDGMNPLSTPDAVAAVQSARRLAALRGHPWPQREDLLDGVRSCFVKGEIGSEGYAVMRLVAERLTGDRIGRTPPGAEAPAIVDDFRRQCERLRVPTDSVEPKTLTLELYRNRRHRRISRLLHRLDLLAAPLAVFEGGPDFLEGTGLDLMHERWSVRWAPAVEAALVEASVFGPTVEAAAAAKLDASIAELEASGQGRSASAAVALLVRTCRLGLQRRTDRILAGLGRSIHEDPSLPSVAAALTQLELLATAREPLEARGLEQTPRLVEACYQRACALADGAVACPDEMVVPVIDALRSLRESLVGERSDSSLDPELFHQALQRVVASAPDKSQGAVVGAAAGLLYLEGRLTAEPLGELIAGFLGASTVEPARRCAVVRGLLATAREAAWRVSPLVDALDTQLCGWDESQFVASLPELRLAFADLTPTEIVRVAERAAARHDEADLGELVLTDLSEADALMAAQIAGLVREQLAAERFDSAEAAHAK, from the coding sequence TTGCCGCGCTTGCGTGGCGAAGGGGTCGTCTACTTTCCGATCCGGCACCACTCGCCCGCGTGCGCGGAGCACGTGCGCAAGTGGATCGCCGAGAACCGCCCCTCGGCGGTGTTGGTCGAGGGGCCGCGGTCGTTCGACCGGTTCCTCAACGAGCTGCTCGACGCCCGGAGCGACTTCCCGCTGGCGGTTTACACGCACTTCGTCGACACGCGCCGACAGACCTTGCCGGCTCCGAAGGACGGGGGCCCAGAGGGCGAGGCGTCCGAATCCGAACCGCCGCGCTTCGCGGCGTTCTACCCGCTGTGCGATTACTCGCCGGAGCTGGCCGCGCTGAGGGCGGGCCGCGAGGCGGGGGCCCGGCTCCGCTTCATCGACCTCGACTTCGGGGCAAAGACGCTCGCCGAGTTCGCCGCCCGCTGCGTGGAGGAAGAGGAGGAGACGCCCGTCGTCCGCGTCGAGTCGCTGGCGGCCGATCCCCACCTGGCCCACAGCCGCTATGTCCGCGAGTTGGCGCGACGGTTTGGGATGCGCGACTTCGACGAGCTGTGGGACCATCTGTTCGAATCGGGCGCCGCCAGCCTATCGACCGACGCCTTCGTCGACCGGTTGGCGAGCTACTGCGCGATCGCCCGCTTGGAGTACGCCGACGACGACCTGCGTCGCGACGGCACGACGGCGCGCGAGGCCGCGATGGCCGCCGCGGTGCGCGAGGAACTCGCCCGCAGCGAGGAGGGCGACGGGCCGGTGCTCGTGATCACCGGCGGCTTCCACACGGCGGCGCTCCCCGAGCTGGTCGCCAGCGACGCGCCACCCGCCCCGCCCGCTCTCACGCCGTCGGGCGAAGAGGCCGCCTGGCTGGTCGCCTACTCGTTCCCGCAGCTCGACTCGCTTGCCGGCTACTCTTCCGGGATGCCCTCGCCGGGGTTCTACGAGCGGATGTGGCGCGCCGGACAAGCAAGCGACCCGACGGCGGCCCGCACCCGTGAGGCGGCCGAGATCGTGCTCGAGGTTGCCCGCCTCACGCGTGAACGCGACGGCATGAACCCGCTGTCGACTCCCGACGCCGTCGCCGCCGTACAGAGCGCCCGCCGGCTTGCCGCTCTGCGCGGTCACCCTTGGCCGCAGCGCGAGGACCTTCTGGACGGCGTGCGCAGCTGCTTCGTCAAAGGGGAAATTGGCTCCGAGGGGTATGCGGTGATGCGGCTCGTCGCCGAAAGGCTCACCGGCGACCGTATCGGTCGCACGCCGCCGGGCGCCGAGGCGCCGGCGATCGTTGATGACTTCCGTCGGCAATGCGAGAGGCTCCGCGTGCCGACCGACTCGGTCGAGCCGAAAACGTTGACGCTCGAGCTCTATCGCAACCGGCGGCACCGGCGGATCAGCCGGCTGCTGCACCGGCTCGACCTGTTGGCGGCGCCCCTGGCCGTGTTCGAGGGGGGCCCCGACTTCTTGGAAGGGACAGGCCTCGACCTGATGCACGAGCGGTGGAGCGTGCGCTGGGCCCCAGCGGTCGAAGCGGCGCTCGTGGAGGCGTCGGTCTTCGGCCCGACGGTCGAGGCGGCGGCCGCCGCCAAGCTCGACGCGTCGATCGCCGAGCTCGAGGCCTCCGGCCAGGGCCGCAGCGCCTCGGCGGCGGTCGCCCTGCTGGTGCGCACCTGCCGCCTCGGGCTGCAGCGGCGCACCGACCGCATCCTCGCCGGCCTCGGTCGCTCGATCCACGAGGACCCGAGCCTGCCTTCGGTCGCGGCGGCGCTGACGCAACTGGAGCTGCTCGCCACGGCGCGCGAGCCGCTCGAGGCCCGCGGCCTGGAACAGACGCCCCGACTCGTCGAGGCCTGCTACCAACGGGCGTGTGCGTTGGCCGATGGCGCCGTTGCCTGTCCCGATGAAATGGTCGTCCCCGTAATCGACGCCCTGCGTTCGTTGCGTGAGTCGCTCGTAGGCGAGCGGTCTGACTCGTCGCTCGACCCCGAGCTGTTCCATCAAGCGCTCCAACGCGTCGTCGCCTCGGCGCCCGACAAGTCACAGGGCGCCGTTGTCGGCGCCGCCGCGGGACTCCTCTACCTGGAAGGCCGATTGACTGCCGAGCCGCTCGGCGAGCTGATTGCCGGTTTCCTCGGCGCGTCGACCGTCGAGCCGGCCCGGCGTTGCGCTGTGGTCCGCGGCCTGCTCGCCACTGCGCGTGAGGCTGCCTGGCGGGTCTCGCCGCTGGTCGACGCGCTCGACACCCAGCTCTGCGGCTGGGACGAGAGCCAGTTCGTCGCCTCACTGCCAGAGCTGCGGCTGGCGTTCGCCGACCTCACGCCGACCGAGATCGTCCGCGTCGCCGAGCGAGCGGCCGCCCGGCACGATGAGGCCGATCTCGGCGAGTTGGTGCTGACCGATCTTTCCGAGGCCGACGCCCTGATGGCGGCGCAGATCGCCGGGCTGGTCCGCGAGCAGCTCGCCGCCGAACGATTCGATAGCGCGGAGGCCGCCCATGCCAAATGA
- a CDS encoding VWA domain-containing protein, protein MPNDPHRGADPALARWRLVLGKYAQPRMPECLSPAQERMADALEKLYSREYRGRGVRQGRKLGPGSLDPSQLNVPQWLAELRDLFPQETCQQITGHALDRYQMTELVEDPDVLSRLEPSQELLHAVLSLKGRMKGRVLEEARRLVRRVVDQIKRKLEREVHNALAGRLNRFRRSSMPVARNFDARGTIRRNLKHWSAERQKLVVENPLFFSRTKRHLPWEVILCVDQSGSMVDSVVHSAVMAGILAGLPTVRVRLVVFDTSVVDLSEHVTDPVEVLMTVQLGGGTNIGQAVRYSEGLVSQPRRTVFALVTDFCEGADPRVLIAACKRLRESGVRLLGLAALDSQASPFYDEQLAGRLAAEGMEIAALTPLRFAEWLARVMSAD, encoded by the coding sequence ATGCCAAATGATCCGCATCGCGGCGCCGATCCCGCGCTCGCCCGCTGGCGGCTGGTGCTAGGCAAGTACGCCCAGCCCCGCATGCCGGAGTGCCTCAGTCCCGCGCAGGAGCGGATGGCTGACGCGCTGGAGAAGCTTTACAGCCGCGAGTACCGCGGGCGCGGCGTGCGTCAGGGGCGCAAGCTCGGGCCCGGCTCGCTCGACCCGAGTCAACTGAACGTGCCGCAGTGGTTGGCCGAGCTGCGCGACCTGTTCCCCCAAGAAACCTGCCAGCAGATCACCGGCCACGCCCTCGACCGGTACCAGATGACCGAGCTGGTGGAGGACCCCGACGTGCTCTCCAGGCTCGAGCCGAGCCAGGAGCTGCTCCACGCCGTGCTTTCGCTCAAGGGGCGGATGAAGGGCCGCGTGCTCGAAGAGGCCCGCCGCCTGGTGCGCCGCGTCGTCGACCAGATCAAGCGCAAGCTCGAGCGCGAGGTGCACAACGCCCTGGCCGGGCGGCTCAACCGTTTCCGCCGCAGCTCGATGCCTGTGGCGCGCAACTTCGACGCCCGCGGCACGATCCGCCGCAACCTCAAGCACTGGAGCGCCGAGCGCCAGAAACTCGTCGTCGAGAACCCGCTGTTCTTCAGCCGCACCAAACGCCACCTCCCGTGGGAGGTGATCCTCTGCGTCGACCAGTCGGGATCGATGGTCGATAGCGTGGTCCACTCGGCCGTGATGGCGGGCATCTTGGCCGGGCTGCCGACCGTGCGCGTGCGGCTGGTGGTGTTCGACACCTCGGTCGTGGACCTCAGCGAGCACGTGACCGATCCGGTCGAGGTGCTGATGACGGTTCAGTTGGGGGGCGGCACGAACATCGGCCAGGCGGTCCGCTACAGCGAGGGACTGGTCTCTCAGCCGCGGCGCACGGTGTTTGCGCTGGTGACCGACTTTTGCGAGGGCGCCGACCCGCGCGTGCTGATCGCCGCCTGCAAGCGGCTCCGGGAGTCGGGCGTGCGGCTGCTCGGGCTCGCGGCGCTCGACTCCCAAGCCAGTCCCTTTTACGACGAACAACTCGCCGGTCGGCTCGCCGCCGAGGGAATGGAGATCGCAGCGCTCACCCCGCTGCGTTTCGCCGAATGGCTCGCCCGGGTGATGAGCGCCGACTGA